From a region of the Luteolibacter arcticus genome:
- the drmA gene encoding DISARM system helicase DrmA: protein MTSRETRTDLAATLELDLIGPGNGHACAKELLSDSPTQWYLTGFLVPVKADLETRLDDTVQDEIDEAPVLGGFDDNAPVDRSASGGNYLPSSMGLTVIVPAEAVEIEVQVEWGDYIEERYLTKGEKDEPKELYGYRRLPKAAVLPVPLNSLSPEPTPLEIPGSRVKSGDASGMMLSCISRPAHGNGGLPPACRAVTVFLVNHRVADKDHSYRSCAFQAKLRVSCPQGLVGRPDLRGLATAQYADADHDLADLHFRDVLDYGIGHGVSVAYDSRPGAAVTSVETSWVPHYEVERVIASDIPQVEFGMAVLAAFTDASALGRALRPLVEQYRNWLDGQKQEAATLPSEKRKNVALHLVNEARSAADRIEQGIALLETNAEAFRAFTLANHCMLEAAARRLKELPRDQIQWRPFQLAFILLNLPGLADPQNDQRRFVELLFFPTGGGKTEAYLGLAAFQLLHRRLTYPGIRSAGVSVLMRYTLRLLTLDQLGRAAGLICALELERRKDPAALGEWPFEIGLWVGSGATPNRLGHRGYTGPGQDQTAYIKTKRFRENSSANPAPIPLESCPWCGERFNDRSFKMVPSEASPTNLQVTCHNYECDFSQATGLPILTVDEPIYRRLPCFLIATVDKFAALPWEGRAGALLGRVNRYDALGFYGPMDAGKGTKMEDVLPGPDLIIQDELHLISGPLGTIAGVYETAIEKLCERYSIDGQKVRVPKIIASTATVRRANRQIQALFGRPTTRIFPSPGIHRQDSFFARTVGIDPAKEKTNGRLYLGIAAQGRSLKKVFLRVSLAIMSRAQALYFSSDPEAKVSADPYMTLLGYFNSLRELGGSRRIVEDEVLMQLDRFANRRRLEPAEDLFTDRSIDMSQIRELTSRVSTKEVAETKEKMGKPHAAGEGCDVVLATNMISVGLDVTRLGLMLVLGQPKGSSEYIQATSRVGREVTRPGLVITLLNPHKPRDRSHFEQFQLYHQSFYRSVEATSVTPFSPRALDRALGATMVGMIRHAVESMTPALGAQRILTPDLNARLEHFCQLLAERARDHRPDELPSMPTSEVYHYVLNRCRAMVDDWKAIALEWQNKQNSSIQYQREDRQSGAVALLHDFLDTSLETLPDQFRKFRANRSMRDVETSTELSIKELNEQITGGLHLPASQPSA from the coding sequence ATGACCTCCCGCGAAACCCGAACTGACCTCGCTGCAACGCTGGAACTCGATTTGATAGGTCCCGGCAACGGCCATGCCTGTGCCAAGGAGCTTCTGAGCGATTCGCCAACGCAGTGGTATCTCACCGGATTTCTTGTGCCGGTGAAGGCCGATCTCGAAACGAGGCTGGATGACACCGTGCAGGACGAAATTGATGAGGCCCCTGTGCTGGGCGGATTCGACGACAACGCCCCGGTGGACCGCTCGGCTTCGGGCGGGAATTACCTGCCGTCTTCCATGGGGCTGACGGTGATTGTTCCAGCAGAGGCGGTGGAAATCGAAGTGCAGGTGGAATGGGGAGATTACATCGAGGAACGATACCTGACGAAGGGCGAGAAGGACGAGCCGAAGGAGCTCTACGGCTACCGGCGACTACCGAAAGCCGCAGTACTGCCTGTTCCCTTGAATTCCTTAAGTCCGGAACCCACCCCATTGGAGATTCCGGGTAGCCGGGTAAAGTCAGGAGATGCCAGTGGCATGATGCTGTCCTGCATCTCCCGTCCGGCGCACGGAAACGGCGGCCTGCCACCTGCTTGCCGGGCGGTGACGGTGTTTCTCGTCAATCACCGGGTCGCAGACAAGGATCACTCCTACCGCAGTTGCGCCTTTCAAGCCAAGCTGCGGGTAAGCTGCCCTCAGGGCTTGGTGGGACGTCCGGATTTGCGTGGGCTGGCGACAGCCCAATATGCGGACGCTGATCATGATCTGGCGGATCTTCATTTCCGCGACGTGCTGGATTACGGAATCGGCCACGGTGTCAGCGTTGCTTACGACAGCCGCCCTGGTGCGGCAGTCACAAGTGTGGAAACAAGCTGGGTACCGCACTACGAAGTGGAACGCGTGATTGCCAGTGACATTCCGCAGGTCGAGTTCGGAATGGCAGTGCTGGCCGCCTTCACGGATGCCTCCGCACTTGGAAGAGCCTTGCGCCCTCTAGTTGAGCAATACCGGAACTGGTTGGACGGCCAGAAGCAGGAAGCTGCGACTTTGCCATCAGAGAAGCGGAAGAATGTAGCGCTGCACCTCGTCAATGAAGCGCGCTCGGCAGCGGATCGCATCGAGCAAGGCATAGCCCTGCTCGAAACCAATGCGGAGGCCTTCCGCGCTTTCACGCTGGCAAACCACTGCATGTTGGAGGCGGCAGCGCGCCGTCTCAAGGAGCTGCCACGGGATCAAATCCAGTGGAGGCCTTTCCAGCTCGCTTTCATTCTGTTGAATTTGCCGGGCCTTGCGGATCCACAGAACGATCAACGGCGGTTTGTGGAGCTGCTGTTCTTCCCCACCGGCGGAGGAAAGACCGAAGCGTATCTGGGCCTGGCGGCCTTTCAGCTCCTGCATAGGCGGCTTACGTATCCCGGCATCCGCTCCGCAGGGGTCAGCGTATTAATGCGCTACACGCTGCGCCTGCTCACGCTCGACCAGCTCGGCCGCGCCGCCGGGCTGATTTGCGCACTTGAACTCGAACGGCGGAAGGATCCCGCCGCACTCGGCGAGTGGCCATTTGAGATCGGTCTTTGGGTGGGATCCGGAGCCACACCTAACAGGCTGGGACATCGCGGTTACACGGGGCCAGGCCAGGATCAAACTGCCTACATCAAAACCAAGCGCTTCCGGGAGAATAGCAGCGCCAATCCGGCGCCCATTCCTTTGGAAAGCTGTCCATGGTGCGGTGAGCGTTTCAATGATCGGAGCTTCAAGATGGTGCCTAGTGAGGCGTCCCCCACGAATCTCCAAGTCACTTGTCACAACTACGAGTGTGATTTCTCCCAGGCAACAGGGTTGCCGATTCTCACCGTGGACGAACCCATCTATCGCCGTCTGCCCTGTTTCCTAATCGCCACCGTGGACAAGTTCGCCGCTTTGCCTTGGGAAGGCCGTGCGGGAGCTTTGCTCGGTCGCGTAAACCGCTATGATGCCCTCGGTTTCTACGGTCCGATGGATGCCGGCAAAGGCACAAAAATGGAAGACGTGCTGCCAGGGCCGGACCTGATCATCCAAGACGAGCTTCACCTGATCTCCGGCCCGCTCGGCACCATCGCTGGCGTGTATGAGACGGCGATAGAGAAGCTCTGCGAGCGATATTCCATCGATGGCCAGAAAGTCCGCGTGCCGAAGATCATTGCCTCCACCGCCACGGTGCGGCGGGCGAACCGACAAATCCAGGCCCTCTTTGGTAGGCCGACGACGCGCATTTTTCCATCTCCCGGGATCCATCGGCAAGACTCGTTCTTTGCCCGGACGGTGGGGATCGACCCAGCAAAGGAGAAAACCAATGGCCGGCTCTATCTAGGAATCGCCGCGCAAGGTCGCAGCCTTAAGAAGGTCTTTCTTCGGGTCTCACTCGCAATCATGAGTCGGGCGCAGGCCTTGTATTTTAGCAGCGATCCGGAGGCAAAAGTCAGCGCGGACCCCTACATGACGTTGCTTGGCTACTTTAATAGCCTGCGAGAACTCGGGGGGAGCCGCCGCATTGTGGAGGATGAAGTTCTGATGCAACTGGATCGCTTCGCGAACCGACGTCGACTGGAGCCAGCCGAGGACCTTTTCACGGATCGGAGCATCGATATGAGCCAGATTCGCGAACTCACTTCGCGGGTTTCCACCAAGGAGGTCGCGGAGACGAAGGAGAAAATGGGCAAACCCCATGCCGCCGGAGAAGGCTGCGACGTGGTGCTCGCGACGAACATGATTTCCGTCGGTCTGGATGTCACACGTCTCGGTCTGATGCTCGTCCTTGGACAACCGAAGGGCAGCTCGGAATACATCCAGGCCACCAGCCGAGTCGGACGTGAGGTCACACGGCCGGGGCTGGTTATCACCTTGTTGAATCCCCACAAGCCCCGGGACCGTTCTCATTTCGAACAGTTCCAACTGTATCATCAGTCGTTCTATCGATCCGTCGAGGCGACCAGCGTCACGCCATTTTCACCCCGAGCGCTCGATAGAGCGCTGGGCGCAACGATGGTTGGGATGATCCGCCACGCTGTCGAAAGCATGACCCCCGCGCTAGGAGCACAGCGAATCCTTACGCCGGACCTCAACGCCCGCCTCGAACACTTTTGCCAGCTCTTGGCGGAACGTGCCCGCGACCACCGGCCGGACGAGTTGCCCTCAATGCCCACCTCGGAAGTGTATCACTACGTCCTAAATCGTTGCCGAGCGATGGTGGATGATTGGAAAGCCATCGCTCTGGAGTGGCAGAACAAGCAAAATTCCAGCATCCAATATCAGCGGGAGGACCGACAGAGTGGTGCCGTTGCTTTACTGCATGATTTCTTGGATACCTCGCTCGAAACCTTGCCGGATCAATTTCGTAAATTCCGGGCGAACCGTTCGATGCGCGACGTGGAGACCAGCACGGAGCTCTCAATCAAGGAGCTCAACGAACAGATCACAGGGGGACTCCACCTCCCAGCCTCCCAACCCAGCGCCTGA
- a CDS encoding Eco57I restriction-modification methylase domain-containing protein, translating to MSAPEIVRSLEAHKRWLGYLQPDGLVVSAAALVDRGHYYNEAQRQRQIEFIDHLSACQHHDEGNGIVEVTDFKALAIQFLQWPAQEWVDASELPDRFHLYLKESAEVLSPLAAIHLPRSQRQNLSDDQSPYQLLLFASGHPEGDFDKPYEVIPNTWLTSATRRLERLLRETGVPAGLLLSKAAIRLVYAPQGENPGHLTLRYADMLSTMGRPILGAFELLLGRAMLFLGDAKNQLPALLRHSRNMQASVSTALAEQVLEALYELVRGFQAADARVNGDLLRVVMARNPDEVYHGQLTVLLRLVFLLFAEDRGLLPSSPLFTQHYSLHSLFERLNRDAALHHDTMDQRFGAWPQLLTLFRLIHGGHRHRDLEMPPREGHLFDPDRFPFLEGRAEARSDIRSPEGQLPTISDGTIHSILEKLLILRGERLSYRTLDVEQIGSVYQTMIGFTLEIAQGSSIALKPAKSKGAPTFLDLDALLATPSAKRVERLQKLTDHKLTGKVATTLKDAATHDDLLAAVERKIARQASPEKLRPGSYLLQPTDERRRSGSHYTPRALTAPIVKKTLEPILARLGEKPTPQQILDLKVCDPAVGSGAFLVEACRQLGDALVAAWTAHGGKPVIPPDEDELLHARRLVAQRCLYGVDRNPMATDLAKLSLWLATLAKDHPFTFLDHSLRTGDALVGLDKKQIIAFHWDLNAKEAKERIFGQTDLEKALERAMSYRREILEGGDYMLPGLKAQRLALADHALDPVRRAGDLCLAAFFAGDKPKVRAALREQYLDALLESDPKHGFRPDKSDAVGKLVTNFRHRTPHSVIPFHWEIEFPEVFLRETSGFDAVVGNPPYAGRSTLSEGNHISYIDWLLTLHKESHGNSDLAAHMFRRAFHHLRTDGTVGFVTTNTIAQGDTRRSGLRWICNHGGSIYNAIRRMKWPGEAAVIVSVVHVGKGASPTPRILDGRKVDLITAFLFHDGGNDDPSILRARNAQSFQGSVVVGMGFTFDDTDDSGVASPLSEMHKLNAIPSTKARILPYIGGEEINSSPTHLHHRFIFNLSDLEEAEARELFPELVAIAEAKVKPEREAAYKAKPSKDKEKRMKLWWKFSRNSPELYFAVKNLPHVLACSRHQPNWTVTVMQRLGVFSDATVVFALSQLAAFGILQSYSHELWARFFSGSMKDDLRYTPSDCFETFPFPANWETDEALEAAGRDYYEARAALMVEHDEGLTKIYNRFHDPEETSPSIFRLRELHAALDKAVLISYDWSDLIEEGRTVSKFIPDYYDESEEEGGEPIPRSIRWRWPDATRDEVLARLLKLNAKLHAEEVRQGLHAPAAKKAAKKTARKAAKKAGRYLPAPNSDASPRLGQQSLQFGSEGLDLFQSSASKSTVRHPPQTTRIREDDPNIYATALVAALFHEAQGPLPWRRLRDAYILATSPRLMLSHALPDEKERAKAWQQAWDQSAGPEHLLQAIRNLGGRNLFTDKSPNGEPVFELQDGIVRNVEPHVGYDAWLALRISTPFAEDLALDVGDFDMQHLESKVYELAT from the coding sequence ATGTCTGCCCCAGAGATCGTCCGCTCCCTCGAAGCCCACAAACGCTGGCTTGGTTACCTCCAGCCGGATGGCCTCGTCGTGTCCGCCGCCGCCTTGGTGGATCGGGGACATTACTACAATGAGGCCCAGCGCCAACGTCAGATCGAGTTCATCGATCACCTTTCCGCCTGCCAGCACCACGACGAGGGAAACGGCATTGTCGAAGTTACCGACTTCAAGGCCCTAGCCATTCAATTCCTCCAGTGGCCCGCCCAAGAGTGGGTTGATGCCAGCGAACTCCCGGATCGCTTTCACCTTTACTTGAAGGAAAGTGCCGAGGTCCTCTCGCCCCTCGCCGCGATCCATCTTCCGCGCAGTCAGCGGCAGAACCTCTCCGACGATCAGTCGCCCTACCAGCTCCTGCTCTTCGCCTCGGGCCATCCCGAGGGAGACTTCGACAAACCTTACGAAGTCATCCCGAATACCTGGCTCACCTCTGCCACCCGCCGCTTGGAGCGCCTCCTGCGTGAGACCGGCGTGCCCGCCGGCCTGCTTCTTTCCAAGGCTGCCATCCGCCTCGTCTATGCTCCACAAGGCGAGAATCCCGGCCATCTAACTCTTCGCTATGCGGACATGCTCAGCACCATGGGCCGCCCCATCCTTGGTGCCTTCGAGCTGCTGCTGGGCCGCGCCATGCTCTTTCTTGGCGACGCGAAGAACCAGCTTCCCGCTCTGCTTCGCCACAGCCGTAACATGCAGGCCAGCGTCTCCACCGCGCTCGCCGAGCAGGTGTTGGAGGCCCTCTATGAACTCGTGCGTGGTTTCCAAGCAGCCGATGCCCGCGTCAACGGCGATCTCCTCCGCGTTGTCATGGCGCGGAATCCGGATGAAGTTTACCACGGCCAGCTCACCGTCCTCCTCCGCCTCGTCTTCCTCCTCTTTGCCGAGGACCGTGGCTTGCTGCCCTCCAGTCCTCTCTTCACTCAGCACTACTCACTTCATTCGCTCTTCGAGCGACTGAACCGCGATGCTGCTCTTCATCACGACACCATGGACCAGCGCTTCGGTGCCTGGCCGCAGCTCCTGACTCTCTTCCGCCTCATCCACGGTGGCCACCGTCATCGCGATCTGGAAATGCCTCCACGCGAGGGTCACCTTTTCGATCCCGATCGCTTCCCCTTCCTCGAAGGCCGCGCCGAGGCCCGCAGCGATATTCGCTCCCCGGAAGGCCAGCTGCCCACGATCTCGGATGGCACCATTCACAGCATTTTGGAAAAGCTTCTCATCCTTCGGGGAGAGCGCCTTTCTTACCGCACCCTCGATGTCGAGCAGATCGGTTCTGTCTATCAGACTATGATCGGCTTTACCCTGGAGATCGCCCAAGGCTCCTCCATCGCCCTCAAACCCGCCAAGAGTAAAGGCGCACCCACCTTCCTCGATCTCGATGCCCTCCTCGCCACCCCCTCCGCCAAGCGCGTCGAACGCCTCCAAAAGCTCACCGACCACAAGCTCACCGGCAAGGTCGCCACCACGCTCAAGGATGCCGCTACCCACGACGATCTCCTCGCCGCGGTGGAGCGCAAGATCGCTCGCCAAGCCTCGCCGGAAAAACTCCGGCCCGGCTCATATCTTCTTCAGCCCACCGACGAACGCCGCCGTTCCGGCTCTCATTACACCCCACGAGCCCTCACTGCGCCCATCGTCAAAAAGACCTTGGAACCCATCCTCGCCCGGCTCGGGGAAAAACCTACTCCACAGCAGATTCTCGATCTCAAGGTTTGCGACCCGGCCGTAGGCTCCGGTGCATTCCTCGTCGAGGCTTGCCGTCAACTTGGCGATGCCCTCGTCGCCGCGTGGACTGCGCATGGCGGCAAGCCCGTCATCCCACCGGATGAGGACGAGTTGCTCCACGCCCGCCGTCTTGTCGCCCAACGCTGCCTCTACGGCGTGGATCGCAATCCCATGGCGACCGATCTCGCGAAGCTCTCTCTTTGGCTCGCCACTCTCGCCAAGGACCACCCATTCACCTTCCTCGACCACTCGCTGCGCACCGGCGACGCCCTCGTCGGCCTAGACAAAAAGCAGATCATCGCCTTCCACTGGGATCTAAATGCGAAGGAAGCCAAGGAACGAATCTTCGGCCAGACCGATCTGGAAAAGGCTCTCGAACGTGCCATGAGTTACCGGCGCGAGATTCTCGAAGGGGGGGACTATATGCTCCCCGGCCTCAAAGCCCAACGTCTCGCCCTTGCGGACCATGCCCTCGACCCCGTGCGCCGCGCCGGTGATCTTTGTCTCGCCGCCTTCTTCGCAGGCGACAAACCCAAGGTTCGTGCCGCCCTGCGCGAACAATACCTCGACGCCCTGTTAGAGAGCGATCCGAAGCATGGTTTTCGGCCAGATAAAAGCGACGCCGTTGGCAAACTCGTGACCAATTTTCGCCATCGCACGCCCCATTCTGTCATTCCGTTTCATTGGGAAATTGAGTTTCCCGAAGTCTTTTTGCGAGAGACCAGCGGCTTTGATGCCGTCGTCGGCAATCCTCCGTATGCAGGCAGGAGCACTCTTTCAGAAGGAAATCACATTTCCTACATCGACTGGCTGCTCACCCTTCACAAAGAAAGCCACGGAAATAGTGACTTGGCGGCTCACATGTTTAGGCGCGCATTTCACCACCTGCGCACAGATGGGACTGTCGGATTTGTAACGACAAATACAATTGCGCAGGGTGATACGAGGAGATCTGGTCTCCGTTGGATCTGCAATCACGGCGGTTCAATCTATAACGCTATTCGCCGCATGAAATGGCCTGGTGAGGCCGCCGTCATAGTGAGTGTAGTCCATGTCGGGAAAGGCGCTTCCCCCACGCCAAGAATCCTTGACGGGAGGAAGGTCGACCTAATCACAGCATTCTTGTTTCATGATGGCGGAAACGACGACCCCTCGATTTTGCGAGCCCGAAATGCGCAAAGTTTCCAAGGGAGCGTTGTCGTGGGAATGGGATTCACCTTTGACGATACAGACGACTCGGGAGTGGCCTCGCCGCTGTCTGAAATGCACAAACTGAACGCGATTCCCTCAACAAAGGCGCGAATTCTACCTTACATCGGCGGCGAGGAAATCAATTCGTCGCCAACGCATCTGCATCATCGTTTCATCTTCAACCTTAGCGACCTTGAAGAAGCAGAGGCGCGCGAACTGTTTCCCGAGCTAGTTGCAATTGCGGAAGCCAAAGTGAAGCCAGAGCGCGAGGCGGCCTACAAGGCTAAGCCCAGTAAGGATAAGGAAAAGCGCATGAAGCTCTGGTGGAAATTTTCGCGAAACTCTCCCGAGCTCTACTTTGCAGTGAAGAACCTCCCGCATGTTCTCGCTTGTTCACGGCATCAGCCGAACTGGACGGTAACTGTAATGCAACGCTTGGGCGTGTTCTCAGACGCGACGGTAGTTTTTGCGCTTTCGCAGCTCGCAGCTTTTGGCATTCTTCAATCCTACTCTCACGAACTTTGGGCGCGCTTCTTTTCGGGTTCGATGAAGGACGACCTTCGCTACACGCCGAGCGACTGCTTCGAAACCTTTCCATTCCCCGCTAATTGGGAGACGGACGAAGCGCTGGAGGCGGCGGGGCGCGATTATTACGAGGCTCGGGCTGCGCTGATGGTTGAGCACGACGAGGGGCTGACCAAGATCTACAACCGCTTCCACGACCCCGAGGAAACAAGTCCCAGCATCTTCCGTCTACGCGAACTCCATGCCGCCTTAGATAAGGCTGTGCTCATTTCCTACGACTGGAGCGATCTCATCGAAGAAGGGCGAACCGTCAGCAAATTCATTCCCGACTACTATGACGAATCCGAGGAAGAAGGTGGCGAGCCCATCCCCAGAAGCATCCGCTGGCGCTGGCCCGACGCCACCCGCGACGAAGTCCTCGCCCGACTCCTCAAACTCAACGCCAAACTCCACGCCGAAGAAGTTCGCCAAGGACTTCACGCTCCAGCTGCCAAGAAAGCCGCGAAAAAGACTGCCCGGAAAGCGGCAAAGAAAGCCGGTCGCTACCTTCCTGCACCTAACTCGGATGCAAGCCCCCGCCTCGGACAACAGTCGCTACAGTTCGGGTCAGAAGGATTGGATCTTTTCCAATCCTCGGCATCTAAATCCACGGTACGCCATCCCCCCCAGACAACGCGAATTCGTGAGGATGACCCGAACATCTACGCCACCGCGCTTGTTGCCGCTCTTTTTCACGAAGCCCAAGGCCCGTTGCCATGGCGTCGTCTCCGTGACGCCTATATTCTCGCCACGTCCCCGCGCTTAATGCTCAGCCACGCCTTGCCCGACGAAAAAGAGAGGGCGAAGGCTTGGCAACAGGCTTGGGATCAGTCCGCTGGTCCAGAACACCTCCTTCAAGCGATTCGCAATCTGGGAGGCCGAAATCTGTTCACGGACAAAAGCCCTAACGGTGAGCCGGTCTTCGAGCTTCAGGACGGTATCGTACGCAACGTAGAGCCGCACGTCGGTTACGACGCGTGGCTGGCATTGAGGATCTCCACGCCCTTTGCCGAAGATCTCGCGCTGGATGTTGGTGATTTCGATATGCAGCATCTTGAATCCAAGGTTTACGAACTCGCTACCTGA